In a single window of the Rhinolophus ferrumequinum isolate MPI-CBG mRhiFer1 chromosome 21, mRhiFer1_v1.p, whole genome shotgun sequence genome:
- the C21H17orf98 gene encoding uncharacterized protein C17orf98 homolog — MAYCCKCPLRLEKSFILDGVAVSTIARTYEHLRPKLWSAIPPYNAQQDYHACRYFKSGVVPPILRKTDQDHGGTGRDGWIVDYFHIFGQGQRYLNRRNWAGAGYSLQQVMGHDYYNANVKKYRGFNGEFGYRRNTPALRQHTSVFGEVTQFPLF, encoded by the exons ATGGCATACTGCTGCAAGTGTCCTCTGCGGTTGGAGAAGAGTTTCATCTTGGATGGAGTGGCCGTGAGCACCATAGCCCGCACCTATGAGCATTTGAGGCCCAAGCTCTGGTCGGCGATCCCACCTTACAACGCTCAGCAGGACTACCACGCCTGCCGGTACTTCAAGAGCGGCGTGGTTCCGCCCATTTTGCGGAAAACTGATCAG gaTCATGGCGGTACAGGAAGGGATGGCTGGATAGTGGATTATTTCCACATCTTCGGGCAAGGACAGAGATACCTCAACAGGAGAAACTGGGCAGGGGCAG GGTATTCCCTCCAGCAGGTGATGGGGCATGACTACTACAATGCCAATGTGAAAAAGTACAGAGGGTTCAATGGTGAGTTTGGCTATCGCAGGAACACCCCAGCCCTCCGCCAGCACACATCTGTCTTTGGAGAGGTCACCCAATTCCCTCTCTTCTAA
- the RPL23 gene encoding 60S ribosomal protein L23, translating into MSKRGRGGSSGAKFRISLGLPVGAVINCADNTGAKNLYIISVKGIKGRLNRLPAAGVGDMVMATVKKGKPELRKKVHPAVVIRQRKSYRRKDGVFLYFEDNAGVIVNNKGEMKGSAITGPVAKECADLWPRIASNAGSIA; encoded by the exons ATGTCTAAGCGAG GACGTGGTGGGTCCTCTGGTGCGAAATTCCGGATTTCCCTGGGTCTTCCGGTAGGAGCCGTGATCAATTGCGCAGACAACACAG GAGCCAAAAATCTGTATATCATCTCTGTGAAGGGGATCAAGGGACGACTGAACAGACTTCCTGCTGCTGGTGTGGGTGACATGGTGATGGCCACAGTCAAGAAAGGCAAACCAGAGCTCAGAAAGAAGG tacATCCAGCTGTGGTAATTCGACAACGAAAGTCATATCGGAGAAAAGATGGcgtgtttctttattttgaagataATGCAGGGGTCATAGTAAACAATAAAGGCGAGATGAAAG gtTCTGCCATTACAGGACCAGTTGCAAAGGAGTGTGCAGATTTGTGGCCCAGGATTGCATCCAATGCTGGTAGCATTGCATGA